The Arachis ipaensis cultivar K30076 chromosome B07, Araip1.1, whole genome shotgun sequence genome includes a window with the following:
- the LOC107609977 gene encoding cysteine proteinase inhibitor, whose protein sequence is MATLGGNRVVEGSQNSIEIQNLARFALEEHNKNSNSSLELVRVISAKKQVVAGSIYEITMEAKDGDEKKQVYEAKVLVKPWLNFKELQEFKLVTDDDNENDNDNAASVSRALI, encoded by the exons ATGGCTACACTAGGTGGCAATCGTGTGGTTGAAGGAAGCCAGAACAGCATTGAGATCCAGAACCTTGCTCGCTTTGCTCTTGAAGAACATAACAAAAATTcg aattcaagcttggagcTTGTGAGGGTGATAAGTGCAAAGAAGCAAGTAGTTGCTGGAAGCATATATGAAATAACTATGGAGGCAAAAGATGGTGATGAGAAGAAACAAGTTTATGAAGCCAAAGTGTTGGTGAAGCCATGGTTGAACTTCAAGGAGCTGCAAGAGTTCAAGCTTGTtactgatgatgataatgaaaatgataatgataatgctGCTTCAGTGTCTAGAGCACTTATCTAG